From one Halothece sp. PCC 7418 genomic stretch:
- a CDS encoding sulfotransferase domain-containing protein, with the protein MYPDDTFLVSYPKSGNTWVRYLIGNYISNNQCNLTNHNLLVPDIHTQKNWDKIKRPRCIKSHKPFTNQYKKVIYLVRDGRSVAVSYYFHCLKFNQISQNMSFQEYLERFNDGSLDSYSTWSNHVFSWLDNAPEDFLLVRYEDLKADTSQEFSRILSFMKFPLQEEKLKQAIEASRMTNMKKVWNPENYSNLAEYNPHLAEALSKSSKDISFVRQGKVSEWKKFFDSATMEQFKKLHGEALKRLNYI; encoded by the coding sequence ATCTATCCTGATGATACTTTCTTGGTATCATATCCAAAATCAGGAAATACTTGGGTTCGTTATCTAATTGGCAATTATATTAGTAATAACCAATGTAATTTAACAAATCATAATTTGTTAGTTCCTGATATTCATACCCAGAAAAATTGGGATAAAATTAAACGTCCTAGATGTATAAAAAGTCATAAACCTTTTACTAACCAATACAAGAAAGTTATTTATTTAGTCAGAGATGGGAGAAGTGTTGCTGTTTCATACTATTTTCATTGTTTAAAATTCAACCAAATATCTCAAAATATGAGTTTCCAAGAATATTTGGAGAGATTTAATGATGGTAGTCTTGATAGTTACTCTACATGGAGCAATCATGTATTCTCTTGGCTCGATAATGCTCCCGAAGATTTTTTGCTAGTACGATATGAAGACTTGAAGGCAGATACATCTCAGGAATTTTCCAGAATCCTCAGTTTTATGAAATTCCCGCTCCAAGAAGAAAAGCTCAAACAAGCGATTGAAGCATCAAGAATGACAAATATGAAAAAAGTTTGGAATCCAGAAAATTATAGTAACTTAGCAGAATATAATCCTCATTTAGCAGAGGCTTTATCAAAATCAAGTAAAGATATTTCTTTTGTTCGTCAAGGAAAAGTTAGTGAATGGAAAAAGTTTTTTGATTCTGCTACTATGGAGCAATTTAAAAAGCTTCATGGA
- a CDS encoding DUF29 domain-containing protein, producing MVAESKQRQKQLYESDYYLWVVETVKQLQNRDFEAIDWENLIDEVLDLSKREKRKLESLLIKLFEHLLILQYWQSEKERNRGHWEREITSFRLQILRQLEDSPSLNNHLKEKWEKCYQDGCKLASKHSQLSPNTFPKQPIAPLEKVLDENWLP from the coding sequence ATGGTTGCAGAATCTAAACAAAGACAAAAACAACTCTATGAATCGGATTACTATCTCTGGGTCGTAGAAACGGTTAAGCAGCTGCAAAATCGAGATTTTGAAGCAATTGACTGGGAGAATCTAATTGATGAGGTTTTAGATTTGAGTAAACGAGAGAAACGAAAACTAGAAAGTTTACTCATCAAGTTGTTTGAACATTTGCTCATCTTGCAATACTGGCAATCAGAAAAAGAAAGGAATCGTGGACATTGGGAAAGAGAAATCACCAGCTTTCGACTACAGATTCTGAGACAATTAGAAGATAGTCCGAGCTTGAACAATCATCTGAAAGAAAAGTGGGAAAAATGCTATCAAGATGGTTGTAAATTAGCTTCTAAACATTCTCAACTTTCCCCAAATACCTTTCCCAAACAACCGATCGCGCCCTTAGAAAAAGTTTTAGATGAAAACTGGTTACCGTAA
- a CDS encoding DUF29 family protein has protein sequence MTNFRQLIRDELEDSPSLKPDLDEIYPQCYAEARQLASQRSQLPLNTCAESAIAPLEKVLDEHWLP, from the coding sequence ATTACGAACTTTCGTCAACTGATTCGAGACGAATTGGAAGATAGTCCCAGTTTAAAACCTGATCTGGACGAAATTTATCCTCAATGTTACGCCGAAGCCCGACAACTTGCCTCTCAACGCTCTCAGCTTCCCCTAAATACCTGCGCTGAAAGCGCGATCGCGCCCTTAGAAAAAGTTTTAGATGAACACTGGTTACCGTAA
- a CDS encoding DUF29 domain-containing protein has protein sequence MVAQSQQAQKQLYESDYYLWVVETVKQLQNQNLEAIDWENLIEEISDLGRREKKKLKSLLRNLWEHLLKFKYWQSEWERNQSHWKGEIRNFRKQIRDELEDSPSLKNYLHDISVQCYEDAKEIVSDKSQLPLEHFPESAIAPLEKVLDENWLP, from the coding sequence ATGGTTGCACAATCTCAACAAGCACAAAAACAACTCTATGAATCGGATTACTATCTCTGGGTGGTAGAAACGGTTAAGCAACTGCAAAATCAGAATTTGGAAGCGATTGATTGGGAGAACTTAATTGAGGAAATATCAGATTTGGGTCGGCGTGAAAAAAAGAAACTGAAAAGTCTCCTCAGAAATTTATGGGAACATTTGTTGAAATTTAAATACTGGCAGAGTGAATGGGAGAGAAATCAATCTCATTGGAAAGGTGAAATTCGCAATTTTCGGAAACAGATTCGAGATGAATTAGAAGATAGCCCGAGCCTCAAAAATTATTTGCATGATATTTCAGTACAATGCTACGAAGATGCTAAAGAAATCGTCAGCGATAAGTCCCAACTTCCGTTAGAGCATTTTCCTGAAAGCGCGATCGCGCCCTTAGAAAAAGTTTTAGATGAAAACTGGTTACCGTAA
- a CDS encoding sulfotransferase domain-containing protein, whose product MQTLKSYIPTIIKNKLHKAGLTKGILKDKGEEYTADQKVILEAKHSLEKPPSVLFFTTHKCASSFISPLFRAITRNSNYNLKDYAGAIWQLGDNIDLDQEKPNFLGNFLQDTGDRLFFRRGEIYAPLRVPVDFPERHHFKHIFFLRDPRDVLVSAYYSFGFTHAWPKNSKARERYRIKREAIQQQTIDDYVISEAKNWLTRYSKYQELLETSDSYVYLKYDDFQSDTVGFIQTITNYLDISLPSEEIEQLASKASPIQSTKDETKHKRSGKSKQYLEELKPDTVRALNEKFSDMLCYWNFSC is encoded by the coding sequence ATGCAAACACTAAAATCTTATATCCCAACCATCATTAAAAACAAATTGCATAAGGCTGGATTGACAAAGGGGATCTTGAAGGACAAGGGTGAAGAATATACTGCAGACCAAAAAGTTATTTTAGAAGCTAAACATTCTTTAGAAAAGCCTCCTTCTGTTTTATTTTTTACCACTCATAAATGTGCTTCCAGTTTTATCTCTCCTTTATTTAGAGCAATTACTAGAAATAGTAATTATAACTTAAAAGATTATGCAGGAGCAATTTGGCAATTAGGAGATAATATTGATCTGGATCAAGAAAAACCAAACTTCTTGGGCAATTTTTTACAAGATACTGGCGACCGTCTATTTTTTAGAAGGGGTGAAATTTATGCCCCTTTAAGAGTTCCAGTTGATTTTCCGGAAAGACATCACTTCAAGCATATTTTCTTTTTACGAGATCCGAGAGATGTTTTAGTAAGTGCTTATTATTCGTTCGGCTTTACTCATGCTTGGCCAAAAAACTCTAAGGCAAGGGAAAGATATCGAATTAAAAGAGAAGCCATACAACAACAAACCATAGATGATTATGTAATCAGTGAAGCGAAGAATTGGCTAACTCGGTATTCAAAATATCAAGAACTACTTGAAACCTCTGATTCATATGTGTATCTTAAGTATGATGATTTTCAAAGTGATACCGTTGGCTTCATTCAAACAATAACAAACTATCTGGATATTTCTCTTCCTTCAGAAGAAATAGAGCAGTTAGCATCCAAGGCTTCTCCTATTCAATCCACTAAGGATGAAACAAAGCATAAACGTTCAGGAAAGAGTAAGCAGTATTTAGAGGAATTAAAACCAGATACTGTAAGAGCTTTGAATGAAAAATTCTCTGATATGTTATGTTATTGGAATTTCAGCTGTTAG
- a CDS encoding DUF1796 family putative cysteine peptidase: MEHHYISLGAGCDTAMILNKLGLRKKAYPFDWLWNLDAGLTAVNDIIKYNFMNVSSEDAYCRSSHYRLPHPVVVYKNFPEIIHMHSNPMEDRQEHEKLLRRIERFQTLIKSNHKLHFIYYKNYNEEHQKDHSVTVQDTLLKMLNQADKFLDIISNFQRKSTSQVTLLLILQTNIEEKECAIQLLNKTKIEDKRIKVGFTLSRSDKEPQRYRQWEKQWFQNIIRQTEMPIHIILQCYWIMALKWKERVVRVMKQKVKKVIGKYSISQ, translated from the coding sequence ATGGAACACCACTATATCTCGCTCGGTGCTGGCTGTGATACGGCTATGATTCTAAATAAACTGGGACTACGAAAAAAGGCTTATCCATTTGATTGGTTATGGAATTTAGATGCTGGACTAACTGCTGTCAATGACATCATTAAATATAATTTTATGAATGTATCTTCTGAGGATGCCTACTGTCGATCTAGTCATTACAGGCTGCCTCACCCAGTGGTGGTCTATAAAAACTTCCCTGAAATTATTCATATGCATTCCAATCCCATGGAAGATCGCCAAGAACATGAAAAGTTATTGCGTAGAATAGAGCGGTTTCAAACACTGATTAAGTCTAATCATAAATTACATTTTATTTACTATAAAAATTATAATGAAGAGCATCAGAAAGATCATTCAGTTACTGTTCAAGATACATTACTCAAAATGCTGAATCAAGCGGATAAATTCTTAGATATTATCTCCAATTTCCAAAGAAAAAGCACTAGTCAAGTTACTCTATTATTGATTTTACAAACTAATATCGAGGAAAAAGAGTGTGCAATTCAATTGTTAAATAAGACAAAAATAGAAGATAAGAGGATTAAAGTCGGATTTACTTTATCACGATCTGACAAAGAACCACAACGTTATAGGCAGTGGGAAAAGCAATGGTTTCAAAATATTATTCGTCAAACAGAAATGCCGATACATATCATACTACAGTGCTATTGGATAATGGCTTTAAAGTGGAAAGAAAGGGTGGTACGAGTAATGAAACAAAAAGTCAAAAAAGTCATCGGTAAATATAGCATTTCTCAGTAA
- the clpB gene encoding ATP-dependent chaperone ClpB has protein sequence MQPTNPNQFTEKTWEAIVRLPDLAKQNQQQQIESEHLMKSLLEQDGLASSVFSKADVSVQRLRDRADEFINKQPKISNTGGSIYLGRSLDSLFDRAENYRKKFEDEYISIEHLLLAFAQDDRFGKALYKEFGLTEEKLKAVIQDIRGSQKVTDQNPEGKYEALEKYGRDLTQWAREGKLDPVIGRDDEIRRTVQILSRRTKNNPVLIGEPGVGKTAIVEGLAQRIVSRDVPESLRDRKLIALDMGALVAGAKYRGEFEERLKAVLKEVTDAEGQIIMFIDEIHTVVGAGATQGAMDAGNLLKPMLARGELRCIGATTLDEYRQHIEKDAALERRFQAVYVDEPNVTDTISILRGLKERYEVHHGVKISDRCLVAAAMLSDRYISDRFLPDKAIDLVDESAAKLKMEITSKPEELDEIDRKILQLEMERLSLQKEDDTASQERLETLEKELADLKEEQDELNAQWQAEKEVIDQIRSIKETIDQVNLEIQQAERDYDLNRAAELRYGRLTELQRQRQEAESKLEEMQSSGHTLLREEVAEADVAEIISKWTGIPISKLMSSEKEKLLHLEDELHDRVVGQEEAVRAVSEAIQRSRAGLSDPNRPTASFIFLGPTGVGKTELAKALASNLFDTETALVRVDMSEYMEKHAVSRLIGAPPGYVGYEEGGQLTEPIRRRPYSVILFDEIEKAHPDVFNIMLQILDDGRLTDSQGRVVDFKNTIIIMTSNIGSDLILDVAGDDSRYDEMYNRVMGAMRENFRPEFLNRIDEIIIFHALQRDQLRNIVKLQTQYLEDRLSEQKLSLKLSQEALDFLADIGYDPVYGARPLKRAVQRYVETPIAKSLLKGEFSEGDTLFADVADERLTFKRLPAEMLTNS, from the coding sequence ATGCAACCAACAAACCCCAATCAATTTACCGAAAAAACCTGGGAAGCCATTGTTAGGCTGCCAGATTTAGCCAAACAAAACCAACAGCAACAGATTGAAAGTGAACATTTAATGAAATCGCTGTTGGAACAAGATGGCTTAGCGAGTAGTGTCTTTAGTAAGGCGGATGTTAGTGTCCAACGATTGCGCGATCGCGCAGATGAATTTATCAATAAACAACCGAAAATTTCTAACACAGGCGGATCAATTTATCTCGGACGCAGTTTAGATTCTCTCTTTGATCGCGCGGAAAATTATCGCAAAAAGTTTGAAGATGAGTATATCTCCATTGAACATCTGCTGCTTGCATTTGCCCAAGATGATCGCTTTGGAAAAGCCCTCTATAAAGAATTTGGACTGACTGAGGAGAAACTAAAAGCTGTGATTCAAGATATTCGCGGATCGCAAAAAGTCACGGATCAAAACCCAGAAGGAAAATATGAAGCCCTGGAAAAATATGGGCGCGATTTAACCCAATGGGCGCGGGAAGGGAAATTGGATCCGGTCATTGGGCGGGATGACGAGATCCGACGAACCGTACAGATTTTATCACGACGGACGAAAAATAATCCCGTTCTCATTGGGGAACCCGGTGTCGGAAAAACTGCCATTGTGGAAGGGTTGGCGCAACGGATTGTCAGTCGGGATGTGCCAGAATCCTTGCGCGATCGGAAACTCATTGCCCTGGATATGGGCGCGTTAGTCGCTGGGGCAAAATATCGCGGTGAGTTTGAAGAACGCCTAAAAGCGGTGTTAAAAGAGGTCACCGACGCGGAAGGACAAATCATCATGTTTATTGATGAGATTCACACCGTTGTTGGTGCTGGTGCAACTCAAGGCGCGATGGATGCGGGAAACCTACTCAAGCCCATGTTAGCTCGGGGTGAACTGCGCTGTATTGGCGCGACCACGTTAGATGAATACCGTCAACACATCGAGAAAGATGCAGCGTTAGAACGTCGTTTCCAAGCGGTTTATGTGGATGAACCGAATGTGACTGATACCATTTCCATTCTGCGGGGTTTGAAAGAACGCTATGAAGTCCACCACGGGGTTAAAATCTCGGATCGCTGTCTGGTGGCTGCTGCGATGTTGTCGGATCGCTATATCAGCGATCGGTTTTTACCCGATAAAGCCATTGATTTGGTGGATGAATCCGCAGCGAAGTTAAAAATGGAAATTACCTCGAAACCCGAGGAATTAGACGAAATCGACCGTAAAATCCTGCAATTGGAAATGGAACGGTTATCGCTGCAAAAAGAAGACGATACCGCCTCTCAAGAACGTTTAGAAACTCTAGAAAAAGAACTGGCGGATCTCAAAGAAGAACAAGATGAACTGAACGCCCAATGGCAAGCGGAAAAAGAAGTTATTGATCAGATTCGTAGCATCAAAGAAACGATTGATCAGGTTAATCTCGAAATCCAACAAGCGGAACGAGATTATGACCTCAATCGCGCTGCGGAACTGCGGTATGGTCGCTTAACGGAACTGCAACGGCAACGTCAAGAAGCAGAAAGCAAACTGGAAGAAATGCAAAGCAGCGGACACACTCTATTGCGGGAAGAAGTTGCAGAAGCAGACGTTGCGGAAATTATTTCTAAGTGGACGGGGATTCCCATCAGTAAATTGATGTCATCGGAGAAAGAAAAACTCTTACACCTCGAAGATGAACTCCACGATCGCGTTGTGGGACAAGAAGAAGCGGTGCGGGCTGTTTCCGAAGCCATCCAACGATCGCGCGCTGGTTTATCTGATCCCAATCGTCCCACTGCTAGCTTCATTTTCCTCGGTCCCACTGGCGTAGGTAAAACCGAGTTAGCGAAAGCCCTCGCCTCTAACTTGTTTGATACGGAAACCGCCTTAGTCCGTGTGGATATGTCGGAATACATGGAAAAACACGCTGTTTCTCGCCTCATAGGTGCGCCTCCAGGTTACGTGGGTTATGAAGAAGGAGGACAACTCACTGAACCCATCCGCCGTCGTCCTTATTCTGTGATTCTCTTTGATGAAATTGAGAAAGCGCACCCCGATGTGTTTAACATCATGTTGCAAATCTTAGATGATGGTCGCCTGACCGATTCTCAAGGGCGTGTGGTGGACTTCAAAAACACCATTATCATCATGACCAGTAACATCGGTTCCGATCTCATTCTCGATGTTGCTGGCGATGATTCTCGCTATGACGAAATGTATAATCGCGTCATGGGCGCAATGCGAGAAAACTTCCGTCCAGAGTTTCTCAACCGCATTGATGAGATTATTATCTTCCATGCCTTACAGCGCGATCAATTACGGAATATCGTCAAACTGCAAACGCAATATCTCGAAGATCGTCTCAGCGAACAAAAACTCTCGCTAAAACTCTCCCAAGAAGCCTTAGATTTCCTTGCCGATATTGGCTACGATCCCGTTTATGGCGCACGTCCCTTAAAACGGGCTGTACAGCGTTATGTGGAAACGCCGATCGCGAAATCTTTACTCAAAGGCGAATTTAGCGAAGGAGATACTCTTTTTGCTGATGTTGCTGATGAACGCTTGACCTTTAAGCGTTTACCGGCGGAAATGTTGACCAATAGTTAA
- a CDS encoding Uma2 family endonuclease, with translation MISFPITSQKLPILENGDRVTRDEFERRYHQMRNVKKAELVEGMVYMPSPVRVTRHGRPHSWMIGWLIQYEIATPNLMVCDNTTVRLDFDNEPQPDALLRLEESVVGNSRISEDDYIEGAPELIVEIASSSASYDLYDKLQVYRRNGVREYLVWLIEDKEFRWNIWTEGTYQEQQADESGILKSPFFPGLWLDVSALLAGEMQQVLSVLNSGISSSEHKAFVDQLRQTD, from the coding sequence ATGATATCTTTTCCTATAACTTCTCAAAAACTTCCAATTCTAGAAAACGGCGATCGCGTGACCCGTGACGAATTTGAACGTCGGTATCATCAAATGCGGAATGTGAAAAAAGCCGAATTAGTTGAAGGAATGGTTTATATGCCCTCTCCTGTTAGAGTGACCCGACATGGCAGACCTCACAGTTGGATGATTGGTTGGCTCATCCAATATGAGATTGCTACGCCTAATTTAATGGTTTGTGATAACACAACAGTCAGATTAGACTTTGATAATGAACCGCAACCCGATGCCCTGCTACGTCTGGAGGAATCAGTGGTGGGAAACTCTCGGATTAGTGAAGATGATTATATTGAAGGCGCACCAGAATTAATTGTAGAAATTGCGAGCAGTAGCGCGTCGTATGATTTATACGATAAGTTACAGGTTTACCGTCGCAATGGGGTACGGGAATATTTAGTTTGGTTGATAGAAGACAAAGAATTTCGGTGGAATATTTGGACAGAAGGAACCTATCAGGAACAACAAGCGGATGAGTCGGGCATTTTGAAAAGTCCCTTTTTTCCAGGGTTGTGGCTGGATGTGTCGGCACTGTTGGCAGGAGAGATGCAACAGGTGCTATCCGTGCTCAACTCAGGAATCAGTTCCTCAGAACATAAAGCCTTTGTTGATCAGTTGCGTCAAACTGATTAA
- a CDS encoding DUF3747 domain-containing protein, translating into MRFKQFTALTTATALITLLTFQPSQAQNFGAREVPQNDYVAVAAPFGDDNYNLLIIEQKSDQRACWSESGSNPVVIDPLLSNFDFTGICGRATDSNGYSIRVDGQDYGLNYLLRLVERDNELLLVGTPRNNQGEEIIVGRTNGLADGYLKIQLEPQWNFAKRTYEDRTLGHIYLAKTTGEQPLDLPFADIRNDIYREEIATAVNLGFVSGFKEDNTFRPEAELTREQLVSIAIEALKAIPELEIMVSDQASTSPYPDVAAGRWSAGKIQWAKENDIVSGYPDGSFRPTQPVTRAELIAVERKVAQYARNQLGQMGELPNTQTALNFGDTSNHWAANLVSEMSAYCGVASPLNEVGTNFAPDQAAKRNYAAAATVRMLDCVKGTETLSQN; encoded by the coding sequence ATGCGTTTCAAACAATTTACAGCTTTAACCACAGCAACGGCTCTCATTACACTGCTAACATTTCAACCCAGTCAAGCTCAGAACTTTGGCGCGAGAGAAGTACCTCAAAACGATTACGTCGCAGTGGCTGCTCCCTTTGGAGATGATAATTATAATCTCCTCATTATCGAACAGAAATCCGATCAACGGGCGTGTTGGAGCGAAAGTGGTTCTAATCCCGTGGTCATTGATCCCCTATTAAGTAATTTTGATTTTACTGGCATTTGCGGTCGGGCGACAGACAGCAATGGCTACTCGATCCGTGTTGACGGACAAGACTACGGCTTAAATTATCTTTTACGGCTTGTGGAACGGGATAATGAACTACTCTTAGTGGGAACGCCCCGTAATAATCAGGGAGAAGAAATTATTGTGGGACGAACCAATGGTCTCGCTGATGGGTATTTGAAAATTCAATTAGAACCGCAGTGGAATTTTGCCAAACGGACTTATGAAGATCGAACCCTCGGTCATATTTATTTAGCAAAAACTACGGGTGAACAACCTCTTGATTTGCCTTTTGCTGATATTCGTAATGATATCTATCGCGAAGAAATTGCCACTGCAGTTAATCTGGGTTTTGTCTCTGGATTTAAAGAAGATAATACTTTCCGCCCAGAAGCAGAATTGACCCGAGAACAGCTTGTTTCCATTGCCATTGAGGCCTTAAAAGCAATTCCAGAACTGGAGATCATGGTTTCCGACCAAGCAAGCACTTCTCCCTATCCTGATGTGGCTGCAGGACGTTGGAGTGCAGGAAAAATTCAATGGGCCAAAGAAAATGATATTGTCAGTGGATATCCTGATGGTAGTTTCCGTCCGACACAGCCCGTAACTCGTGCGGAATTAATTGCTGTGGAACGAAAAGTGGCTCAATATGCTCGTAATCAATTGGGCCAAATGGGAGAACTACCTAATACACAAACTGCTCTTAATTTCGGTGATACCAGTAACCATTGGGCTGCTAATTTAGTAAGTGAAATGTCTGCTTATTGTGGGGTTGCCTCTCCGTTGAATGAAGTGGGAACGAATTTTGCCCCAGATCAAGCTGCGAAGCGGAACTATGCTGCTGCTGCAACAGTGAGAATGTTGGATTGTGTGAAAGGAACAGAGACTTTAAGCCAGAATTAA
- a CDS encoding polysaccharide biosynthesis/export family protein — protein sequence MVITQNDQALQKQDTRLPDLPQVSSRWLMVALTTLISGYVGSAIPAQAQIPLQLQQPSPESEPIPAETSDAPFRYQETPYTLGPGDSISINIFNIPEYSGQYRISVDGRINLPIVGSVDVQGLTIPQANELITQRYTPILQRPIVSLSLAQPRPVRVAIAGEVNRPGSYDLSSGGGQQFPPITEAIKQAGGITRSANVRQVKLHRVYRGEPYVLNVNLWKLVEDGQIIQDVTLRDGDRIVIPTVSNNNPRETRLLSQSAIAPVSQAVEVAVVGEVSRPGSHQVSGGDSGSPPTVTQAIQAAGGITNLSDIRNIRVERSTRNGGDKILSANLWELLQEGKVSEDVLLQPGDTVVVPKATKVNPTEAEALASASFSPQTIRVNVLGETKRSGTLELPANTPLNQAILAAGGFNDRADKGEIELVRLNPNGTVTRREYEVDLNAGIDAESNPTLRNNDVIVVERSTLAAVGDTVGTILQPVSTIFQGIRFFDIFFGNN from the coding sequence ATGGTTATTACTCAAAATGATCAGGCTCTACAGAAACAGGACACTCGACTCCCTGACTTGCCTCAAGTCTCTTCTCGCTGGTTAATGGTTGCTTTGACCACACTGATTAGTGGGTATGTCGGATCAGCAATACCAGCCCAAGCACAAATTCCTTTACAATTACAACAACCTTCTCCTGAGTCGGAACCTATTCCTGCTGAGACCTCAGACGCACCTTTTCGCTATCAAGAAACCCCTTACACCCTAGGGCCAGGAGACAGCATTAGCATTAATATTTTTAATATTCCTGAATATAGTGGGCAGTATCGTATTTCGGTTGACGGAAGAATTAACTTACCCATTGTTGGCAGTGTTGATGTTCAGGGGTTAACCATTCCACAAGCTAATGAGTTGATTACCCAGCGCTATACGCCCATTTTACAGCGTCCCATTGTTTCTCTTAGCTTGGCGCAACCGCGACCAGTACGGGTGGCGATCGCGGGAGAAGTCAATCGTCCTGGCTCTTATGATTTGAGTAGTGGTGGAGGACAACAGTTTCCTCCCATCACAGAAGCGATTAAACAAGCGGGAGGGATTACGCGATCGGCAAATGTTCGACAAGTGAAACTGCATCGGGTTTATCGTGGAGAGCCCTATGTGCTCAATGTGAACCTCTGGAAACTGGTAGAAGATGGACAAATTATCCAAGACGTGACGCTGCGAGATGGAGATCGGATTGTCATTCCAACAGTGAGCAACAACAATCCCCGAGAAACGCGGTTGCTTTCTCAAAGCGCGATCGCGCCAGTCTCTCAAGCAGTGGAGGTTGCTGTTGTGGGAGAAGTCTCCCGTCCTGGCTCTCATCAAGTTTCAGGGGGCGACTCAGGATCACCACCAACTGTAACTCAAGCCATCCAAGCAGCAGGAGGAATTACCAATCTCTCGGATATTCGCAATATTAGAGTGGAGCGCAGCACTCGCAATGGAGGCGACAAAATTCTTTCGGCGAACTTATGGGAATTATTGCAAGAGGGAAAGGTCAGTGAAGATGTTCTCCTGCAACCAGGAGATACCGTTGTTGTTCCCAAAGCAACAAAAGTTAATCCGACTGAAGCCGAAGCCCTCGCATCCGCTAGTTTTTCTCCCCAAACTATTCGCGTCAATGTTCTCGGTGAAACCAAACGTTCGGGAACTTTAGAACTTCCTGCGAATACGCCTCTCAATCAAGCGATTTTGGCAGCAGGAGGCTTTAATGACCGAGCGGATAAAGGAGAAATCGAACTAGTACGCTTGAACCCCAATGGGACGGTTACTCGTCGGGAATATGAAGTTGATCTCAATGCGGGCATTGATGCTGAAAGTAATCCGACGCTGCGTAATAATGATGTGATTGTGGTGGAACGTTCCACCCTAGCTGCGGTTGGCGATACGGTGGGGACGATCCTACAGCCCGTATCGACCATCTTCCAGGGGATTCGTTTCTTTGATATCTTCTTTGGCAATAATTAA
- a CDS encoding ABC transporter ATP-binding protein, whose translation MTISTVGLLLILGFLILRNEEALLIPALFTFIAALNRLSGQLGGFAQVFSGFANNSGKMSRLNEILANEDKEWTRLGGKPFQALAEKIEFDNVSLCYFSDQAPALQHLNFVMPRGSVTALVGSSGAGKSSIADLLTGLYEPTEGQIKIDGTSLQVYSLESWRKKLGVVSQDTFVFNDSIIENIRYGKPEASETEVISAAKDAQAHDFILALPQGYETVVGERGYRLSGGQRQRLALARAILKQPEVLILDEATSALDSQSERLVQQALAMFQRDRTVLVVAHRLSTITEADQILVLEQGEIIERGTHQELLNQGEQYNHYWQLQGQGEVTVN comes from the coding sequence TTGACGATTTCCACAGTGGGACTTTTACTGATTCTCGGCTTTTTAATCTTAAGAAACGAAGAAGCCTTACTTATTCCTGCTCTATTCACCTTTATTGCAGCCCTAAACCGTTTATCTGGTCAACTGGGAGGATTTGCACAAGTTTTTAGTGGTTTTGCAAACAATTCTGGTAAAATGAGCCGTCTCAATGAGATTCTTGCCAATGAAGATAAGGAATGGACACGACTTGGAGGTAAGCCTTTTCAAGCTTTAGCTGAAAAGATTGAGTTTGACAATGTCAGCTTATGTTATTTCTCGGATCAAGCTCCAGCTTTACAGCATCTGAACTTTGTTATGCCTAGAGGATCAGTAACCGCTCTAGTCGGGAGCTCAGGTGCAGGTAAATCTTCAATTGCTGATTTGTTAACTGGCTTATACGAACCCACAGAAGGGCAAATTAAAATTGATGGAACCTCTTTACAGGTTTACAGTTTGGAAAGTTGGCGCAAAAAGTTAGGAGTGGTCAGTCAAGATACATTTGTTTTTAATGATTCAATTATAGAAAATATTCGTTATGGAAAACCTGAAGCCAGCGAAACAGAAGTGATCTCAGCAGCAAAAGATGCTCAAGCTCATGACTTCATCTTAGCCTTACCCCAGGGGTATGAAACTGTGGTCGGTGAACGGGGTTATCGCCTTTCTGGGGGACAGCGCCAACGGCTGGCGTTAGCACGAGCGATTTTGAAGCAACCAGAAGTTTTGATTTTAGATGAAGCAACCAGTGCTTTAGATAGTCAATCGGAACGTCTGGTACAACAAGCTCTAGCAATGTTTCAGCGCGATCGGACGGTATTAGTGGTAGCACACCGATTATCAACCATCACCGAAGCCGATCAGATCTTAGTTTTAGAGCAGGGAGAAATTATTGAACGGGGAACCCATCAAGAGTTATTAAATCAAGGAGAACAGTATAATCATTATTGGCAGTTGCAGGGGCAAGGAGAGGTTACAGTTAATTAA